The following are encoded together in the Populus trichocarpa isolate Nisqually-1 chromosome 5, P.trichocarpa_v4.1, whole genome shotgun sequence genome:
- the LOC7468885 gene encoding O-fucosyltransferase 7 codes for MMQKRRWKTVGLMRKMLSCAICTIAMMALLSVHLHVFPPYSKLPDPYRLPHPQIEIRDKILGKEQEQSWTSEITPPNVYKGPLSSHQCSDRNPNCTKLWKPPPNRNYLPCTQPSPNYTSPSESRGYLLAHTNGGLNQMRAGICDMVAIAHIINATLVVPKLDKKSYWQDSSNFSDVFDEDHFINALANDVKVIKKLPKEIGSSMKAVKYFKSWSGMDYYQEEIASMWADYKVIRAAKTDSRLANNNLPPDIQKLRCRACYEALRFAPQIEAMGKLLVDRMRSYGPYISLHLRYEKDMLAFSGCTHDLSPAEANELKMIRDANDNWKVKDIDPREQRSKGFCPLTPKEAAIFLSALGYPSNTPIYIAAGEIYGGDSHMGDLQSRYPMLMRKETLASFEELEPFTNHLSQLAALDYIVSVESDVFMPTYSGNMARAVEGHRRFLGHRRTISPDRKALVRLFDKIEQGKLKEGKYLSDHVIESHRKRQGSPRKRKGPISGTKGTDRFRSEEAFYVNPLPDCLCQGQSQNLNTSIITS; via the exons ATGATGCAGAAGCGAAGATGGAAGACCGTGGGTTTGATGAGGAAGATGCTATCATGCGCCATATGCACGATAGCGATGATGGCCCTCCTCTCCGTACACTTACATGTTTTCCCTCCTTACTCTAAACTCCCTGATCCTTACAGGCTTCCTCATCCC CAAATTGAAATCAGAGACAAGATATTGGGCAAAGAGCAAGAACAGAGCTGGACCAGTGAGATCACTCCTCCCAATGTATACAAAGGCCCTCTCTCATCCCACCAG TGTTCTGATCGGAACCCCAACTGTACCAAACTATGGAAGCCTCCACCAAATCGCAATTATTTGCCTTGTACTCAACCTAGTCCTAACTATACTT CTCCTTCAGAGTCGAGAGGTTACCTTCTAGCTCATACAAATGGAGGGCTCAACCAGATGCGAGCTGGG ATATGTGATATGGTAGCTATTGCACATATCATAAATGCCACTCTTGTTGTTCCAAAACTAGATAAAAAGTCATATTGGCAAGATTCCAG CAACTTTTCAGATGTCTTTGATGAAGATCATTTTATCAATGCTCTAGCTAATGATGTGAAAGTCATTAAAAAGCTTCCCAAGGAAATAGGTAGTTCTATGAAAGcagttaaatattttaaaagctgGTCTGGTATGGACTACTACCAGGAAGAGATAGCAAGCATGTGGGCTGATTATAAG GTTATTCGGGCTGCCAAGACTGACTCTCGCCTAGCAAATAACAATCTCCCTCCTGATATTCAGAAGCTGCGTTGCCGTGCCTGTTATGAAGCCCTCCGTTTTGCACCTCAAATTGAAGCAATGGGAAAG TTGTTGGTGGACCGCATGAGGTCATATGGTCCTTATATTTCCCTGCACTTACGATATGAGAAGGACATGCTTGCCTTCAGTGGATGTACACATGATTTGTCTCCTGCTGAAGCAAATGAACTAAAAATGATACG AGACGCAAATGATAACTGGAAAGTGAAGGATATTGATCCCAGGGAGCAGAGATCCAAGGGTTTTTGCCCCTTAACTCCAAAGGAGGCTGCAATATTTCTATCTGCTCTTGGTTACCCATCAAATACCCCTATCTACATTGCCGCAGGAGAGATATATGGAGGTGATTCACATATGGGTGATCTACAATCCCGATATCCTATGTTGATGCGCAAG GAAACGTTGGCATCTTTTGAGGAGCTTGAACCATTTACCAATCACTTGTCTCAGCTGGCTGCGCTTGACTATATTGTATCTGTTGAAAGTGATGTATTCATGCCGACATACTCTGGAAACATGGCAAGGGCAGTCGAAGGTCATCGTCGCTTTCTTGGACATAGAAGAACAATTTCCCCGGACAG GAAAGCACTTGTTCGTCTGTTTGATAAAATTGAGCAGGGAAAACTGAAAGAAGGCAAATATTTATCAGACCATGTCATTGAAAGCCACAGAAAACG GCAAGGCTCCCCAAGGAAGAGGAAAGGCCCCATTTCTGGAACAAAGGGCACAGATAGGTTTCGTTCAGAAGAAGCTTTTTATGTAAATCCTTTACCAGATTGTTTATGTCAGGGGCAATCCCAGAATCTGAACACCTCTATCATAACAAGTTAG